In Pongo abelii isolate AG06213 chromosome 15, NHGRI_mPonAbe1-v2.0_pri, whole genome shotgun sequence, a single window of DNA contains:
- the METTL17 gene encoding methyltransferase-like protein 17, mitochondrial, which translates to MAAALKCLLTLGRWCPGLGVAPQARALAALVPGVTQVDNKSGFLQKRPHRQHPGILKLPHVRLPQALANGAQLLLLESAGPTMENQVQTLTSYLWSRHLPIEPEELQRRARHLEKKFLENPDLSQTEEKLRGAVLHALRKTTYHWQELSYTEGLSLVYMAARLDGGFAAVSRAFHEILARNPAFQPQTLMDFGSGTGSVTWAAHSIWGQSLREYMCVDRSAAMLVLAEKLLKGGSESGEPYIPGVFFRQFLPVSPKVQFDVVVSAFSLSELPSKADRTEVVQTLWRKTGHFLVLVENGTKAGHSLLMEARDLVLKGKEKSPLDPRPGFVFAPCPHELPCPQLTNLACSFSQAYHPIPFSWNKKPKEEKFSMVILARGSPEEANRWPRITQPVLKRPRHVHCHLCCPDGHMQHAVITARRHGRDLYRCARVSSWGDLLPVLTPSAFPPSTAQDPSES; encoded by the exons ATGGCGGCGGCACTGAAGTGTCTACTGACATTAGGAAGATGGTGCCCCGGCCTTGGAGTAGCTCCCCAGGCCCGG GCGCTCGCCGCCTTAGTACCTGGAGTGACCCAGGTAGATAACAAGTCCGGTTTCCTGCAGAAGAGGCCTCATCGCCAGCACCCTGGCATCCTAAAGCTGCCGCACGTGCGGCTGCCACAGGCACTGGCTAACGGTGCCCAGTTACTGCTACTTG AGAGCGCTGGGCCCACTATGGAGAATCAGGTGCAAACACTGACCAGTTATCTCTGGAGCAGACATTTGCCTATAGAGCCAGAGGAGTTGCAAAGACGGGCTAGGCATCTTGAGAAAAAATTCCTGGAAAACCCAG ACTTATCTCAGACAGAGGAGAAACTTCGTGGAGCAGTGCTACATGCACTACGTAAAACTACCTACCATTGGCAAGAACTGAG CTACACTGAGGGACTGAGCCTGGTGTATATGGCAGCAAGACTGGATGGTGGCTTTGCAGCAGTCTCCAGAGCATTCCATGAG ATCCTGGCTCGAAATCCAGCATTTCAGCCACAGACTTTGATGGACTTTGGCTCAGGTACTGGTTCTGTCACCTG GGCTGCTCACAGTATTTGGGGCCAGAGCCTacgtgaatatatgtgtgtggacAGATCAGCTGCCATGTTGGTTTTGGCAGAAAAACTACTGAAAG GTGGTTCAGAATCTGGGGAGCCTTATATTCCAGGTGTCTTTTTCAGACAGTTTCTACCTGTATCACCCAAG GTGCAGTTTGATGTAGTAGTGTCAGCCTTTTCCTTAAGTGAACTGCCCAGCAAGGCTGACCGCACTGAGGTAGTTCAAACCTTATGGCGTAAGACAGGTCATTTCCTG GTACTGGTGGAGAATGGAACAAAAGCTGGGCACAGCCTTCTCATGGAGGCCAGGGATCTGGTCCTTAAG GGAAAAGAGAAGTCACCTTTGGACCCTCGACCTGGTTTTGTCTTTGCCCCG TGTCCCCATGAACTCCCTTGTCCCCAGCTGACCAACCTGGCCTGTAGCTTCTCACAGGCATACCATCCCATCCCCTTCAGCTGG AACAAGAAACCAAAGGAAGAAAAGTTCTCTATGGTGATCCTTGCTCGGGGGTCTCCAGAGGAGGCTAATCGCTGGCCCCGTATCACTCAGCCTGTCCTTAAACGGCCTCGCCATGTGCATTGTCACTTGTGCTGTCCAGATGGGCATATGCAGCATGCTGTGATCACAGCCCGCCGGCACGGCAG GGATTTGTATCGTTGTGCCCGTGTCAGCTCCTGGGGAGATCTTTTACCTGTGCTTACTCCATCTGCGTTTCCTCCGTCTACTGCTCAAGATCCCTCTGAGAGTTGA